In Pseudomonas fluorescens NCIMB 11764, a single window of DNA contains:
- a CDS encoding ATP-dependent nuclease: MYLKTLTVSNFRSIEQLEIPLCNDLTILVGENNGGKSNAIDAIRLLTMPLSGRRELYCETTDIRFGSARRQFELIGRFEELSPAQQGRLISAATDHAISGSIFGLRYDESSGRFPVRPVLWSGHQQGAPEPGCHDMIRHVYLPPLRDAKRALASGNPTRIYALLNHFLDGGDPEALARSLRRDASAEILGKVGGAVEVGLSALTSGVRQQTTSLGFANDEKLIDIARDLRFKLADHGVEPEDLRYSGHGYANLLYMATIAVELEKVNDADLTLFLVEEPEAHLHPQLQAAVLCFLEEQAEKSRQPRPGYEGPAGQLQVIVATHSPNISAWVESKKLVFFRSFIPEAVTPIEVPVAADAKAAKPAPLPRRETRCIPLASLALDPVERRKIDRYLDVTKSAFLFGGRVLLAEGIAEALLLPVIAKKLVLKDSPEKLRLFRSAVFVPIDGVDFEPYAKFLLTSFNEVRICDRLVVLTDGDGGGLPETQERPGALRKASLEAVATKLGAEGLIKVVINDYSLETELVRAGNGVLMKAVYLQLHPRSEAKWDTAVAETGDDQALAIQKLFETTRKGDFAQLLAEAINNGQVFVVPAYLARAISALVE, translated from the coding sequence ATGTACCTGAAGACATTGACAGTCAGCAACTTTCGCTCCATTGAGCAGCTTGAAATCCCGCTTTGTAACGATCTAACCATCCTTGTTGGGGAGAATAACGGCGGCAAGAGTAACGCGATTGACGCTATTCGGCTTTTGACAATGCCGTTGAGTGGTCGTCGTGAGCTCTATTGCGAGACGACCGATATCCGCTTCGGAAGTGCCAGGCGTCAGTTTGAGCTTATTGGGCGATTCGAAGAACTTAGCCCCGCACAGCAGGGACGCCTAATCTCGGCGGCGACCGATCACGCGATTTCGGGCAGCATCTTCGGCTTGCGCTATGACGAGAGCAGCGGACGCTTTCCGGTAAGGCCAGTTTTGTGGTCCGGCCACCAACAAGGTGCTCCGGAGCCTGGCTGTCATGACATGATTCGGCACGTCTATTTACCACCGCTCCGCGATGCTAAAAGAGCACTCGCTTCGGGCAATCCAACACGCATTTATGCCCTCCTGAACCACTTCCTTGATGGTGGTGATCCTGAGGCTCTGGCACGGTCGCTGCGGCGCGATGCCTCAGCGGAAATCCTTGGGAAGGTTGGGGGCGCTGTTGAGGTCGGTCTTAGCGCCCTTACCTCTGGCGTTCGCCAGCAGACAACATCGCTGGGCTTCGCCAATGATGAGAAGCTAATTGATATTGCTCGTGACCTGCGCTTCAAGCTCGCTGACCATGGTGTCGAGCCTGAGGATTTGCGCTACTCGGGTCATGGCTATGCCAATTTGCTCTACATGGCGACGATTGCGGTTGAGCTGGAAAAGGTTAACGACGCTGATTTGACCCTGTTTCTAGTCGAGGAGCCGGAGGCACATCTCCATCCCCAACTCCAGGCCGCCGTGCTCTGCTTTCTGGAAGAGCAGGCGGAGAAGTCTCGGCAGCCAAGACCTGGCTATGAAGGGCCCGCCGGCCAGTTGCAGGTTATCGTCGCTACTCATTCGCCCAATATCTCAGCGTGGGTAGAGAGCAAAAAATTGGTGTTCTTCCGATCCTTCATACCCGAGGCGGTCACCCCTATCGAAGTGCCTGTAGCAGCCGATGCGAAAGCGGCGAAACCTGCGCCTCTACCTCGCCGTGAGACACGCTGCATTCCGCTGGCGTCGCTCGCACTAGATCCGGTTGAGCGCCGAAAGATCGACCGCTATCTCGACGTCACCAAGTCTGCTTTCTTGTTCGGTGGGCGTGTGCTTCTGGCCGAAGGTATCGCCGAGGCTCTGCTCCTACCTGTGATTGCCAAGAAGCTCGTGCTTAAGGATAGCCCCGAGAAGCTGAGGCTATTCCGCTCTGCTGTCTTTGTGCCAATCGACGGTGTCGACTTTGAGCCCTATGCCAAGTTCCTTTTGACCTCGTTCAACGAGGTACGCATTTGCGATCGTCTGGTTGTGCTCACTGACGGTGATGGGGGTGGTCTGCCCGAGACCCAAGAACGACCGGGCGCGCTCCGTAAGGCGAGTTTGGAGGCCGTTGCGACCAAGCTCGGTGCTGAGGGACTCATCAAGGTGGTGATCAACGACTATTCGCTTGAGACCGAACTCGTTCGCGCAGGCAATGGGGTCTTGATGAAGGCTGTCTATCTTCAGCTTCACCCGCGCTCGGAAGCAAAATGGGACACGGCCGTTGCCGAGACCGGCGACGATCAGGCGCTTGCGATCCAGAAGCTGTTTGAGACTACCCGTAAAGGCGATTTCGCCCAGCTACTCGCCGAGGCGATCAACAACGGCCAAGTGTTCGTTGTGCCTGCCTATCTCGCGCGCGCGATCAGCGCGTTAGTCGAATGA
- a CDS encoding UvrD-helicase domain-containing protein: MSSRSFTPTGEQTRVIGHAGSAFVAACPGAGKTRVLVERARSLLAERSDGRGIAFLSFTIAAVSELEGRLRREGLLKTPAFPHFIGTFDGFLWQFLIAPFGVPGCATRPRLIPDKEHRQIQPYAKAQSLPLECFDRTTGNAIPAALTRHGFRGRINAHETAARKIRALFLERGELDFADARDIALARLRDPDSSSVLARAFAARFEELIVDEAQDCNPSDLEIIDWFRSIHLPVKVICDPHQSIYGFRGGVTEQLFAFGQSFAPHEQLPMTGNFRSSRHITKAIMALRVPDMCAITDDALGAHSDEPSPIYILAYPGNSVPSSVGAKFRELTEALGLDARDCPVVAATRLGGANALGHPTNSGIKDLSYRLAVAVSDYHFSFELGGRKEALEAIHKLMLELEGHTADKTYHQHISDAEIESNSWRPRVLKLVDALRYDPIRFGTADAWLNHARSLLAPLLPNEGPTINQRLRRNADLEKALSFAPPSGHCARTIHSVKGLEFPAVCVVMSSRTAKGILDYLNTGSPATSSEEVRKIYVGASRAQRLLAIAAPKSQAMRLRHRLEATGAFVSLVTL, encoded by the coding sequence ATGAGCTCCCGCTCTTTCACGCCCACGGGCGAACAGACGCGCGTCATCGGCCATGCGGGCTCTGCTTTTGTCGCAGCTTGTCCTGGCGCGGGTAAGACCCGTGTGCTGGTGGAGCGGGCGCGGAGCCTCCTGGCCGAGCGGTCGGATGGGCGCGGTATTGCCTTTCTGTCCTTCACGATAGCTGCCGTGTCCGAGCTGGAGGGGCGGTTGCGCCGCGAGGGGTTGCTTAAGACTCCAGCATTTCCTCACTTCATAGGAACCTTTGATGGGTTCCTATGGCAGTTCCTGATTGCGCCTTTTGGAGTGCCCGGCTGCGCGACGCGTCCCCGCCTGATTCCAGATAAGGAGCATCGCCAAATCCAGCCTTATGCGAAGGCTCAGTCACTTCCGCTAGAGTGTTTTGACCGAACGACCGGTAATGCAATCCCGGCTGCACTTACGCGGCATGGTTTCCGGGGGCGCATCAATGCGCATGAAACCGCCGCGCGCAAGATTCGCGCACTTTTCCTTGAGCGTGGCGAGTTGGATTTCGCTGATGCCCGCGACATTGCGCTTGCTCGGTTGCGAGATCCGGACTCTTCATCCGTCTTAGCGCGCGCGTTCGCAGCCCGCTTTGAAGAGCTAATCGTCGATGAGGCCCAAGACTGCAATCCGTCGGACTTGGAAATCATCGACTGGTTTCGCTCCATCCACCTCCCAGTGAAGGTGATCTGTGATCCCCACCAGTCGATCTATGGCTTTCGCGGTGGCGTGACCGAGCAACTCTTTGCCTTCGGTCAAAGTTTCGCGCCGCATGAGCAATTGCCTATGACCGGTAATTTCCGGTCGAGCCGTCATATCACCAAGGCGATCATGGCGCTGCGTGTGCCAGATATGTGTGCGATCACCGACGATGCGCTTGGGGCCCATAGCGACGAGCCGTCCCCTATCTACATCTTGGCCTATCCGGGCAACAGTGTGCCCTCCAGTGTCGGAGCCAAGTTCCGCGAGCTGACTGAAGCGCTCGGCCTTGACGCCCGCGATTGCCCAGTCGTAGCTGCGACCCGGCTCGGCGGCGCTAACGCGCTAGGCCATCCCACCAACAGCGGTATCAAAGATCTGAGCTATCGGCTAGCCGTTGCGGTCAGCGACTATCATTTCTCGTTCGAACTCGGTGGCCGGAAGGAGGCGCTCGAAGCGATCCACAAATTGATGCTGGAGCTAGAAGGTCATACCGCCGATAAGACCTATCATCAGCATATTTCAGACGCCGAGATCGAATCGAACTCGTGGCGACCGCGGGTCCTCAAACTGGTCGATGCTCTTCGCTATGACCCGATTCGCTTCGGGACGGCCGACGCATGGCTCAACCATGCCCGCAGCCTACTCGCGCCGCTACTGCCAAACGAAGGCCCGACGATTAACCAGCGACTCCGCCGCAATGCCGACCTGGAGAAAGCACTATCCTTCGCCCCACCGAGCGGGCATTGCGCCCGAACGATTCATAGCGTGAAGGGGTTGGAGTTCCCGGCGGTGTGTGTAGTGATGTCGTCGCGCACGGCGAAGGGGATTCTCGACTATCTAAATACTGGCAGCCCAGCCACCAGTAGCGAAGAGGTGCGCAAGATCTATGTAGGGGCTTCGCGTGCCCAACGGTTGCTGGCAATCGCCGCTCCAAAATCGCAGGCTATGCGTTTAAGGCACCGCTTAGAGGCGACTGGCGCGTTTGTTTCGTTGGTCACTTTGTAG
- a CDS encoding Shedu immune nuclease family protein, which yields MPSLRPSQITLQSRSDGGPFVEFLLLDGEGIPTDVALQADSCDVYFSDVTADFETPEAVETWHRILSVTPSEICIYPIHQRGGGANYGTPKHDPINEIILARPKAHPYSLPTDRDELEGLLSALPDGFAKDWQIGLGLLWEYRFIVDSIADIGGIHTVVIHGEGGSDDARICGSSYYLGIDRYLELKRSLDRLSQRHQRETRSDKQLVCYTGLAHAADPIQNPERPKKLPANVLTDLIKLGKGRSQLSIADQKSAVHLVKDNAGVIAKKTPLMLLDLKADIERVTLGELIERYKKLMSTDAKEGKWQQFLADNPFILDMAFSFPVKLVCERPYVGSKRFTGRGGNYSDFLVAAKSTGNVALIEIKHPQKDLLKTPAYRNDTYGPSVELSGSIAQIIHQRASLQREILQLKEDLEEPVHAHAVPAIVVIGSTPSDKHQRRSFEQYRNALKDVTVVTFDELQQRLEDIHKALSPSTPASSNLNRDARAEEDDVPF from the coding sequence ATGCCCTCTTTACGCCCCTCGCAGATAACTCTCCAATCTCGGTCTGACGGAGGGCCATTCGTAGAGTTTCTGCTCCTTGATGGTGAAGGCATTCCGACCGACGTTGCTCTGCAGGCGGACAGCTGTGATGTCTATTTCAGCGACGTCACCGCGGACTTTGAAACCCCTGAAGCAGTAGAAACCTGGCATCGGATCCTGTCTGTTACTCCTAGCGAGATATGTATCTACCCAATTCATCAGCGGGGGGGAGGCGCGAACTATGGAACGCCTAAACATGACCCTATAAATGAAATTATCCTCGCTAGGCCTAAGGCCCACCCTTACAGCCTTCCAACAGATCGCGACGAGCTTGAAGGGCTACTCAGCGCACTTCCAGATGGCTTCGCGAAGGATTGGCAGATCGGCTTGGGCCTACTGTGGGAGTACCGTTTCATCGTTGATTCGATTGCCGATATAGGTGGTATACACACTGTCGTGATCCACGGCGAAGGTGGATCGGATGACGCGAGGATTTGCGGTAGTTCGTACTATCTTGGCATTGATCGATATTTGGAGTTGAAGCGCAGCCTTGATCGCTTAAGCCAAAGACACCAACGCGAGACTCGATCAGACAAGCAGTTGGTTTGCTACACCGGGTTAGCCCATGCAGCGGATCCGATTCAAAACCCTGAGCGGCCAAAGAAGCTTCCAGCCAACGTACTGACGGACCTTATCAAGCTCGGAAAAGGGCGATCGCAGCTGTCTATAGCAGACCAAAAGTCAGCGGTTCACCTGGTGAAAGACAACGCAGGGGTCATTGCCAAGAAGACACCTCTGATGCTGCTCGATCTCAAGGCGGACATTGAGCGGGTCACTCTCGGCGAGTTAATTGAACGCTACAAGAAGCTCATGTCGACCGACGCAAAGGAAGGTAAGTGGCAACAGTTTTTGGCCGACAATCCGTTCATCCTAGATATGGCCTTTTCCTTTCCAGTGAAGCTGGTCTGCGAACGGCCGTACGTGGGCAGCAAACGCTTCACTGGGCGAGGCGGGAACTATTCGGACTTCCTAGTGGCAGCAAAATCGACAGGCAACGTGGCGCTCATCGAGATCAAGCACCCGCAAAAAGATCTGCTGAAAACTCCAGCTTACAGGAATGATACGTATGGCCCCTCAGTCGAGCTGAGTGGTTCTATCGCACAAATAATCCATCAGCGGGCGAGCCTGCAGCGGGAAATTCTCCAGCTCAAAGAAGATCTAGAGGAGCCAGTACACGCGCACGCAGTTCCAGCCATCGTCGTAATTGGCAGCACACCGTCTGATAAACACCAGCGGCGCTCATTCGAACAATACCGAAATGCACTCAAGGATGTGACAGTGGTGACTTTTGATGAGCTGCAGCAACGCTTGGAAGACATTCACAAGGCACTGTCACCTTCAACGCCAGCAAGCTCAAATCTGAACCGGGACGCTAGGGCCGAGGAGGACGACGTTCCGTTCTAG
- a CDS encoding Abi family protein: protein MGLLFSGAWTLRQLAPPKPFRTYPDLVNLLTARGMEVPDPQRAEGKLAQIGYYRLSGYWYPARDFVKNDQQQVVLCNVTQKPLRQSQFQPGVSFDDAVALYLFDKHLRQHIFDAVERIEIHLRTVIAHEVGYHDPMAYTDVQFIQPKQAKPWKDRKGNQRNTWAEWLVRQQGLVNRSQEDCIDWHRKAHKAIPFWVAVEAWDFGTLSKYFEILKGNYQNRIAGRLGIKDTRALTRWLQEINTLRNRCAHHTRIWNQVMANPLPMITSEPYFQAIALDQKALSRFYGLTAIVWFLVQRINPNSTWARHLADIIDSKPSLPGCPYTALGLPDENGFPRKLFGIA, encoded by the coding sequence TTGGGCCTTCTTTTTTCTGGGGCATGGACGTTGCGGCAGCTCGCTCCACCAAAGCCATTCCGCACCTATCCCGATTTGGTCAACTTGTTGACCGCTCGTGGCATGGAAGTCCCAGATCCTCAGCGCGCCGAAGGCAAACTTGCTCAGATTGGCTACTACCGGCTCAGCGGCTACTGGTATCCAGCGAGAGATTTCGTAAAGAACGACCAGCAGCAGGTTGTTCTCTGCAACGTCACACAGAAGCCACTACGCCAAAGTCAGTTCCAACCGGGCGTCTCCTTTGACGATGCCGTTGCCCTCTATCTCTTCGACAAGCACCTAAGACAGCACATATTCGACGCAGTGGAACGAATCGAGATTCACCTCAGGACAGTGATTGCCCATGAGGTTGGATACCACGATCCCATGGCATACACCGACGTACAGTTCATCCAGCCGAAGCAGGCTAAGCCCTGGAAAGACAGGAAAGGCAATCAGCGGAATACCTGGGCTGAATGGCTTGTACGCCAGCAGGGCCTGGTGAACCGCAGCCAAGAAGACTGTATTGATTGGCACCGCAAAGCCCATAAGGCCATTCCGTTCTGGGTAGCGGTTGAAGCCTGGGACTTTGGTACGCTCTCGAAATACTTCGAGATACTCAAAGGTAACTACCAGAATCGTATTGCCGGCCGCCTGGGGATTAAGGACACAAGAGCCCTCACCCGATGGCTGCAAGAAATAAACACCCTGCGCAACCGATGCGCCCACCACACCCGGATCTGGAACCAGGTAATGGCAAACCCGTTACCAATGATTACCAGCGAGCCCTATTTTCAAGCCATTGCCTTGGACCAAAAAGCTCTGTCGCGATTCTATGGACTCACCGCAATCGTATGGTTCCTTGTTCAGCGCATCAACCCAAACTCGACATGGGCTCGTCATCTGGCCGACATCATCGACAGTAAGCCATCTTTGCCTGGATGCCCCTACACCGCGCTAGGACTGCCGGATGAAAATGGCTTTCCGAGAAAACTGTTCGGCATCGCGTAA
- a CDS encoding nucleoside deaminase — translation MSTLNSAQEAVDTVANEAIYAALQQTFAVGGAIINNATGEVIAAMHNNVLMPFPGSGTTYFLPHDPTAHGERQLVDWYYENVAPLNLPPPSQLTVVTTLDPCAMCAGSLLTAGFNVAVSAIDDYAGINYNSLFNFPSLPPQIRQQAQNTWGYYAIAAPVSRAYQGSNSPVFANQTIDSAAYFLCSSIFSASVNTVRDASNNSGLPPDQLKNPATLPANSKVRQALTALSPFALTVQSSNPRDPGAELAPPLLKTAQQSTVFNSVALIDPFGNLLVCMGGVENQSPIRTAFMETTRGYAVMRWTLMNDPDPAVRAEAAQYLTHPKYGTFVFLYAPDPTTPQAVMTFGAYGSTMEGPVPQSYPSNLQYVLLPGNTTPQALSTLAQNLPPFYTQSVQVAPAQVLSQDLINAVKNGV, via the coding sequence ATGAGCACATTGAACAGTGCGCAGGAAGCCGTCGATACCGTCGCCAACGAAGCCATTTACGCTGCGCTGCAGCAAACCTTCGCAGTGGGCGGCGCCATCATCAACAACGCAACGGGCGAGGTCATCGCCGCAATGCACAACAACGTGCTGATGCCTTTTCCCGGCAGCGGCACGACTTACTTTCTACCCCATGACCCGACCGCCCACGGAGAGCGACAGTTGGTGGATTGGTACTACGAAAACGTTGCGCCACTGAACCTGCCGCCGCCCAGCCAACTGACCGTTGTCACCACGCTCGACCCGTGCGCCATGTGCGCCGGCTCGCTGCTGACCGCAGGATTCAACGTCGCAGTCAGTGCGATCGATGACTACGCGGGCATCAACTACAACAGCCTGTTCAACTTTCCGTCGCTGCCGCCGCAAATCCGTCAGCAAGCGCAGAATACGTGGGGCTATTACGCGATTGCAGCGCCGGTCAGCCGCGCCTATCAGGGCTCGAACAGTCCTGTTTTTGCCAACCAGACGATCGATTCGGCAGCGTACTTCCTCTGCAGTTCGATCTTCTCCGCCAGCGTCAACACCGTGCGCGATGCCAGTAACAACAGTGGCCTGCCGCCGGATCAATTGAAAAACCCGGCCACCCTGCCGGCCAACAGCAAAGTGCGCCAGGCACTCACGGCGCTCAGCCCGTTTGCGCTGACCGTGCAATCATCGAACCCGCGTGATCCCGGCGCCGAGCTCGCGCCTCCCCTGCTGAAAACTGCGCAACAAAGCACGGTGTTCAATTCGGTGGCGTTGATCGATCCATTCGGCAACCTGCTGGTGTGTATGGGAGGTGTCGAGAACCAGTCGCCGATTCGTACAGCGTTCATGGAAACGACCCGCGGCTACGCCGTCATGCGCTGGACCCTGATGAACGACCCCGACCCGGCCGTACGCGCCGAAGCCGCGCAATACCTGACCCATCCGAAGTACGGCACCTTCGTCTTCCTCTACGCCCCCGACCCGACAACGCCACAGGCCGTGATGACCTTCGGCGCCTACGGCTCGACCATGGAAGGCCCCGTGCCGCAGAGCTATCCGTCCAACCTGCAATACGTGCTGCTGCCGGGCAATACCACCCCGCAAGCGTTGTCGACACTGGCTCAGAACCTGCCGCCGTTCTATACGCAAAGCGTGCAAGTGGCGCCCGCGCAGGTGTTGAGCCAGGACCTGATCAACGCGGTCAAAAACGGCGTGTAA
- a CDS encoding methyltransferase, translating to MPARGVDSRVLTGEDLLARFTALDAFLIEHQALWKPRPFTHLRLPWEASYPELAVWLRGRSLEDAENSHNHPCLLDAPEPFASLATLSQELGSVGELPAHALEAAGHRLNVDVPGRKWQQIEAFASRLSFAVPPKHWLDWCSGKGHLGRRLLQPGQWLTCLEHDPALVLSGQMLSQRHQLHALHVEQDVLAPDAATLLNADHTPVALHACGDLHVRLIQLASAAGCKQMAIAPCCYNRISLPAYQPVSSVGLRSDLQLSLDDLSLPMSETVTAGARVRRQRDTSMARRLAFDVLQRQVRGVDEYLPTPSLPSAWLDKSFADYCHHLAALKELSTIGSQDWSGLEAAGWKRLAEVRNLELLRGLFRRPLELWLNLDRALFLAEQGYTVRLGTFCETPLTPRNFLLLAERI from the coding sequence ATGCCTGCCAGGGGCGTTGATTCCCGCGTGTTGACGGGCGAGGACTTGCTCGCCCGTTTCACGGCGCTGGATGCTTTTCTGATCGAGCATCAGGCGCTGTGGAAGCCTCGACCGTTTACTCATCTGCGGCTTCCTTGGGAAGCGTCCTACCCGGAGTTGGCGGTATGGCTACGCGGACGTTCGCTGGAAGACGCGGAAAACAGCCATAACCACCCTTGTCTGCTGGATGCACCGGAGCCGTTTGCTTCGCTGGCGACGTTATCCCAAGAGCTGGGCTCCGTGGGCGAGCTGCCGGCTCATGCACTCGAAGCGGCCGGGCATCGCTTGAATGTCGATGTGCCGGGACGCAAGTGGCAGCAGATCGAGGCGTTTGCCAGTCGGTTGTCGTTTGCTGTGCCACCCAAACATTGGCTGGACTGGTGTTCTGGCAAGGGCCACCTGGGGCGACGGTTGCTGCAACCCGGCCAATGGCTCACTTGTCTTGAGCACGATCCCGCATTGGTCCTCAGTGGCCAGATGCTCAGCCAGCGTCATCAACTGCATGCACTGCATGTTGAGCAGGATGTTCTTGCGCCTGATGCTGCCACTTTGCTGAACGCCGATCACACTCCTGTCGCACTGCACGCCTGTGGCGATCTGCATGTGCGATTGATTCAGCTCGCCAGCGCCGCCGGGTGCAAACAAATGGCGATTGCGCCGTGTTGCTATAACCGGATCAGTCTTCCTGCGTACCAGCCCGTTTCCTCTGTCGGATTACGCTCCGACCTACAGCTGTCACTCGATGATCTCTCACTCCCGATGAGCGAAACCGTCACCGCCGGTGCCCGCGTCCGACGTCAGCGCGATACGTCCATGGCCCGACGCCTGGCGTTCGACGTGTTGCAACGACAAGTGCGCGGCGTTGATGAATACCTGCCCACGCCTTCCCTGCCCAGCGCCTGGCTGGACAAATCCTTTGCCGATTACTGCCATCATTTGGCCGCACTTAAAGAGTTATCCACAATCGGCTCGCAGGATTGGTCAGGGCTCGAAGCCGCCGGTTGGAAGCGACTGGCAGAGGTTCGTAATCTGGAGCTGCTACGCGGACTTTTCCGACGCCCGTTGGAGCTCTGGCTGAACCTTGATCGAGCACTTTTCCTCGCCGAGCAGGGTTACACCGTTCGACTCGGCACCTTCTGTGAAACCCCACTCACACCGCGTAATTTCCTGTTGCTGGCGGAACGCATCTAA
- a CDS encoding ABC transporter permease, translated as MNWEVIIKWLPKLAQGATLTLELVAIAVIAGLLLAIPLGIARSSRLWWVRAFPYGYIFFFRGTPLLVQLFLVYYGLAQFDAVRNSSMWPYLRDPFWCATATMTLHTAAYIAEILRGAIQAIPPGEIEAARALGMSRAKALFYIILPRAARIGLPAYSNEVILMLKASALASTVTLLELTGMARTIIARTYLPVEIFFAAGMFYLLMAYVLVRGFKLLERWLRVDACQGR; from the coding sequence ATGAACTGGGAAGTCATCATCAAGTGGCTGCCAAAACTGGCCCAGGGCGCAACGCTGACCCTGGAGCTTGTGGCCATTGCCGTGATCGCCGGCCTGTTGCTGGCGATTCCGCTGGGCATCGCGCGCTCGTCGCGCCTGTGGTGGGTGCGCGCATTCCCCTACGGCTACATCTTCTTTTTCCGTGGCACGCCGTTGCTGGTTCAGCTGTTTCTGGTCTACTACGGCCTAGCGCAGTTCGATGCGGTCCGTAACAGCTCGATGTGGCCATACCTGCGCGATCCGTTCTGGTGCGCCACGGCGACCATGACGCTGCACACCGCGGCCTACATCGCCGAGATCCTGCGCGGTGCGATTCAGGCGATTCCGCCGGGTGAAATCGAAGCGGCGCGCGCCCTGGGCATGTCCCGAGCCAAGGCGCTGTTCTACATCATCCTCCCCCGTGCGGCGCGCATCGGTTTGCCGGCGTACAGCAACGAAGTGATCCTGATGCTCAAGGCCAGTGCCCTGGCCAGCACCGTGACCCTGCTGGAACTGACCGGCATGGCCCGCACCATCATTGCCCGGACGTATTTGCCGGTGGAAATCTTCTTCGCCGCGGGCATGTTCTATCTGCTGATGGCTTACGTGCTGGTTCGCGGCTTCAAGCTGCTGGAGCGCTGGTTGCGCGTCGATGCCTGCCAGGGGCGTTGA
- a CDS encoding ABC transporter permease gives MIIDLYGFGPALAAGALMTVKLALSALCLGLVLGLLGALAKTSPYKPLQWLGGTYSTLVRGIPELLWVLLIYFGTVNLMRALGEFFGNPDLELNAFAAGVIALGLCFGAYATEVFRGAILAIPKGHREAGVALGLSKFRIFTRLIMPQMWRIALPGLGNLFMILMKDTALVSVIGLEEIMRHAQIGVTVSKQPFTFYMVAAFMYLGLTILAMTGMHFMEKRAARGFARSTQ, from the coding sequence ATGATTATCGACCTCTACGGATTCGGCCCGGCGCTCGCCGCTGGCGCGCTGATGACTGTAAAACTGGCACTCTCGGCCCTGTGTCTCGGGCTGGTGCTCGGTTTGCTCGGCGCCTTGGCCAAGACTTCCCCGTACAAGCCGCTGCAATGGCTTGGCGGCACTTATTCGACACTGGTTCGCGGCATCCCGGAATTGCTCTGGGTGCTGTTGATCTACTTCGGCACGGTCAACCTGATGCGTGCCTTGGGCGAGTTTTTTGGCAACCCCGACCTCGAACTCAATGCCTTCGCCGCCGGCGTGATCGCGTTGGGCCTGTGTTTTGGGGCCTACGCCACCGAAGTGTTTCGGGGTGCGATCCTCGCCATTCCCAAAGGTCACCGTGAAGCAGGCGTTGCGTTGGGCCTGTCGAAATTTCGCATCTTCACCCGGCTGATCATGCCGCAGATGTGGCGCATCGCCCTGCCCGGCCTGGGCAACCTGTTCATGATCCTGATGAAAGACACCGCGCTGGTGTCGGTCATCGGCCTGGAAGAAATCATGCGTCACGCGCAGATCGGCGTGACCGTGTCCAAGCAACCGTTCACCTTCTATATGGTGGCGGCATTCATGTACCTGGGCCTGACGATTCTCGCCATGACCGGCATGCACTTCATGGAAAAACGCGCCGCTCGCGGCTTCGCGAGGAGCACCCAATGA
- a CDS encoding ABC transporter substrate-binding protein produces MQNYKKVFLAAAVTLAFSAGAMAETLKMGIEAAYPPFNNKDASGNVVGFDKEIGDALCAKMKVECTVVTSDWDGIIPALNAKKFDFLISSMSITDERKQAVDFTDPYYSNKLQFIAPKNVDFKTDKAALQGKVIGAQRATLAGTWLEDNMEGVEVKLYDTQENAYLDLTSGRLDGILADKYVNYEWLKSDAGKSYEFKGDPVEESDKIGIAVRKNDPIREKLNVALKEIVADGTYKKINDKYFPFSIY; encoded by the coding sequence ATGCAGAACTACAAAAAGGTCTTCCTGGCAGCCGCCGTCACCCTGGCCTTCAGCGCCGGTGCCATGGCCGAAACCCTGAAGATGGGCATCGAAGCGGCCTACCCGCCGTTCAACAACAAAGATGCCAGTGGCAATGTCGTCGGCTTCGACAAGGAAATCGGCGACGCCCTGTGCGCCAAGATGAAAGTCGAATGCACCGTGGTCACGTCCGACTGGGACGGCATCATCCCGGCCCTGAACGCCAAGAAGTTCGACTTCCTGATCTCCTCGATGTCGATCACCGACGAGCGCAAGCAGGCGGTCGACTTCACCGACCCGTACTACTCGAACAAGCTGCAATTCATCGCGCCGAAAAACGTCGACTTCAAAACCGACAAGGCTGCGCTGCAAGGCAAGGTGATCGGCGCTCAACGCGCGACACTGGCCGGCACCTGGCTTGAAGACAACATGGAAGGCGTTGAAGTCAAACTCTACGACACCCAGGAAAACGCCTACCTCGACCTGACTTCCGGTCGCCTGGACGGCATCCTCGCGGACAAATACGTCAACTACGAGTGGCTGAAAAGCGACGCCGGCAAGTCTTACGAGTTCAAAGGCGACCCGGTGGAAGAAAGCGACAAGATCGGTATCGCCGTTCGCAAGAACGACCCGATCCGCGAGAAGCTGAACGTCGCACTGAAAGAAATCGTTGCTGACGGCACCTACAAGAAGATCAACGACAAGTACTTCCCGTTCAGCATCTATTGA